One segment of Syngnathus scovelli strain Florida chromosome 6, RoL_Ssco_1.2, whole genome shotgun sequence DNA contains the following:
- the rep15 gene encoding rab15 effector protein, with protein MGENMSKPSAKPFQDVTFFTPFKPYNSPSTNNTPPRPSVFSTLRRRPVAKPNDFIPLFSDCITTASSRTLEYLLFKDPEDKFHPSTETLTQIFLMTYISQSVSLNLTDTFNCTAMTPEQRILLGADWVWAVLEKSTKNPRIQIAVQVLHLSDKEGGEGDGVLPETISESVKMAQKESSDKTMYERMVDFCSSVGKDCYALFLFFGRKNDKSNIYGVLSNNFEAAIEKCNKIDRALLENFFKGSRYLHTPAGMMQSIISRSEGDPLTLMIKFS; from the exons ATGGGAGAGAACATGAGTAAACCCTCCGCAAAGCCCTTTCAGGATGTCACCTTCTTCACTCCTTTCAAGCCCTACAACTCTCCCTCCACCAATAACACCCCCCCTCGACCAAGCGTCTTCTCAACCCTGAGACGGCGCCCGGTCGCCAAGCCCAATGATTTCATTCCTCTCTTCAGTGACTGCATTACTACTGCCTCTTCTCGAACGCTGGAATACCTCCTCTTCAAGGACCCAGAGGACAAGTTCCACCCCAGCACAGAAACCCTCACTCAG ATCTTCTTAATGACCTACATCTCCCAGAGCGTCAGCCTCAACTTGACCGACACCTTTAACTGTACGGCCATGACCCCCGAGCAGCGCATCCTGCTGGGGGCTGACTGGGTGTGGGCCGTGTTGGAGAAGTCCACCAAGAACCCTCGCATCCAGATCGCCGTGCAAGTGCTCCACTTGTCTGACAAAGAGGGCGGCGAAGGGGACGGCGTTCTCCCAGAGACGATCAGCGAAAGTGTCAAAATGGCCCAAAAGGAGTCCAGTGACAAGACCATGTACGAGAGGATGGTGGACTTCTGCTCCTCCGTCGGCAAGGACTGCTACGCTCTCTTCTTGTTCTTCGGGAGGAAAAACGACAAAAGCAATATCTACGGTGTTCTCAGCAACAACTTTGAGGCGGCCATTGAAAAGTGCAACAAGATCGACAGAGCTCTTCTCGAGAACTTCTTCAAGGGATCGCGGTATCTGCACACACCCGCCGGGATGATGCAATCCATTATCTCGAGGAGCGAGGGGGACCCGCTCACCCTCATGATTAAATTCAGCTGA
- the cyb5r2 gene encoding NADH-cytochrome b5 reductase 2, translated as MDPMLLSVVVAVCVIVVSVLYFSNKKKQPVTLLDPMVKYPLKLIAKQEISHDTKKFRFGLPSSDHILGLPVGQHVYLSAKVNGSLVVRAYTPVSSDDQQGYVDLVVKVYYKNTHPSFPEGGKMSQYLDNMATGDVIDFRGPNGLLVYRGKGQFSIRPDKKSEPRNLKFKQIGMIAGGTGITPMLQLIRTIAADPSDNTMCHLIFANQTEKDILLREELHEVEKSHPDKLKLWFTLDKPSEGWKYSSGFVTSTMIKAHLPPPSSDVLVVLCGPPPMIQYACLPNLDKLGYKTEHIFAY; from the exons ATGGATCCAATG CTTTTGTCTGTGGTGGTTGCTGTGTGCGTAATAGTTGTAAGTGTGCTGTACTTCTCAAACAAGAAGAAACAGCCAGTCACCTTGCTCGATCCTATGGTTAAATATCCTCTGAAGCTCATAGCTAAACAG GAAATAAGTCATGACACAAAGAAATTTCGCTTTGGCCTTCCGTCTTCAGATCATATCCTTGGATTACCAGTAG GTCAGCACGTGTATCTTTCGGCCAAGGTGAATGGCAGCCTGGTCGTCAGAGCCTACACGCCAGTCTCCAGTGATGACCAGCAAGGATATGTTGACTTGGTTGTCAAG GTGTACTATAAGAACACGCACCCTTCATTCCCAGAGGGAGGGAAAATGTCGCAGTACCTGGACAACATGGCGACTGGAGACGTAATTGACTTTAGGGGACCTAACGGACTGCTCGTGTATAGAGGCAAGG GTCAGTTTTCCATCCGACCAGACAAGAAGTCAGAACCAAGGAATTTGAAGTTTAAACAGATTGGAATGATTGCTGGAGGAACAG GTATCACACCAATGTTGCAGTTAATTCGGACAATCGCAGCAGACCCCAGTGACAACACGATGTGCCATCTCATTTTTGCCAACCAG ACAGAGAAAGATATTCTTCTCAGGGAGGAGCTTCATGAGGTGGAGAAAAGCCATCCTGACAAATTGAAGCTCTGGTTTACACTGGACAAACCTAGTGAAG GTTGGAAGTACAGTTCTGGATTTGTTACCTCGACTATGATCAAGGCGCACCTCCCACCTCCATCCTCAGACGTTCTTGTTGTTCTGTGTGGTCCTCCCCCAATGATCCAGTATGCGTGTCTGCCAAATCTGGACAAACTGGGATACAAAACAGAACACATTTTTGCATACTAA
- the poglut3 gene encoding protein O-glucosyltransferase 3: protein MWLLRNTMFKRNLISLTHFNHALPHVCLLFAVFISLQITIVNCERIDPGSCVIWGPGLNPDVILPVRHFFIQAVDFKGEHLTSSPGKDTFTVKITSLEKKEHVRIHVPPPLDRGDGSFMVRYRLHNTAPTGLRVEIFHHETAVAKSPYIIPGPVYDEYCDCPEPDASAWQDAMQCPLDEPQIEADFKSFPTINLQHLREQVPKKFANRGGIIHYAIIENRLFRRTLGKYTDFKMFSDEMLLSLTRKVRLPDVEFYINVGDWPLETRAVNANPVPVLSWCGSTDSRDIVLPTYEVTHSTLESMRGVTNDLLSIQGNTGPSWANKTHRAFFRGRDSREERLQLVSLSKKHPELLDAGITGWFFFRDREKHVGKAPLVGFFDFFKYKYQVNVDGTVAAYRFPYLMLGNSLVLKQDSHYYEHFYSSLKAGVHYVAFKRNLSDLLEKIKWAKENDTEARKIASAGQAAARELLQPSRLYCYYYRVLLTYARRQSSQPSRHPDMELVPQSAEHANECKCQRESYEEETTKEEL from the exons ATGTGGCTACTTCGCAATACGATGTTTAAACGGAACCTAATCTCACTCACGCATTTTAATCATGCGTTACCACATGTTTGTTTGCTTTTCGCTGTATTTATAAGCTTACAAATCACGATTGTTAACTGCGAAAGAATCGACCCTGGAAGTTGTGTCATCTGGGGTCCAGGACTTAATCCTGATGTCATTTTGCCTGTCCGACACTTCTTCATCCAGGCGGTCGATTTCAAGGGAGAACATCTGACTtcatctccag GCAAAGACACATTTACAGTGAAGATAACGTCACTGGAGAAGAAGGAGCACGTTCGCATCCACGTCCCCCCACCTTTGGATAGAGGAGATGGATCCTTCATGGTGAGGTACCGCTTGCACAATACAGCACCAACGGGCCTCAGAGTTGAGATCTTCCATCATGAAACTGCTGTTGCCAAATCACCCTACATCATCCCAG GTCCAGTCTATGATGAATACTGTGACTGTCCTGAACCTGACGCCTCGGCCTGGCAGGATGCCATGCAGTGTCCGCTTGACGAGCCTCAGATTGAGGCAGATTTCAAATCATTCCCGACCATCAACCTGCAGCATCTGAGGGAGCAGGTGCCTAAAAAATTTGCCAACAGAGGGGGTATTATTCATTATGCCATTATCGAAAATCGTCTGTTCCGTCGAACGCTGGGAAAATACACCGACTTCAAGATGTTTTCCGATGAGATGCTACTATCCCTGACAAGGAAG GTGAGGCTACCTGATGTGGAGTTTTACATTAATGTTGGTGACTGGCCATTGGAGACGAGGGCGGTCAACGCAAATCCTGTCCCGGTCCTGTCCTGGTGTGGTTCCACAGACTCACGAGATATCGTCCTTCCAACCTACGAGGTCACTCATTCCACTCTGGAGAGCATGAGAGGCGTCACCAATGACCTGCTCTCCATTCAAGGCAACACAG GTCCCTCATGGGCAAACAAAACCCATCGGGCTTTTTTCCGTGGCCGCGATAGCAGAGAAGAACGTCTCCAGCTGGTGTCTCTGTCCAAGAAACATCCAGAGCTTTTGGATGCCGGCATCACAGGATGGTTCTTTTTCAGAGACCGTGAAAAACACGTTGGCAAAGCACCGCTTGTCGGATTCTTCGATTTCTTTAAG TACAAGTACCAGGTGAATGTGGATGGCACAGTGGCGGCGTATCGCTTTCCTTACCTGATGCTTGGGAACAGTCTGGTTCTGAAACAGGACTCACACTACTATGAGCATTTCTATAGTAGCCTGAAAGCTGGCGTTCACTACGTCGCCTTCAAGAGAAATCTTTCAGACCTGTTGGAAAAAATCAAATGGGCCAAAGAGAATGACACCGAGGCAAGGAAGATCGCCAGCGCTGGTCAGGCTGCAGCCCGGGAATTACTGCAGCCCAGCAGACTCTACTGTTACTACTATCGAGTGCTCCTGACGTACGCCCGGCGGCAGTCGAGTCAGCCAAGCCGCCACCCTGACATGGAGCTGGTGCCTCAGTCGGCCGAACACGCAAATGAGTGCAAGTGTCAGCGTGAGAGCTACGAAGAAGAAACGACCAAAGAAGAATTGTGA